A single genomic interval of Takifugu flavidus isolate HTHZ2018 chromosome 19, ASM371156v2, whole genome shotgun sequence harbors:
- the kidins220b gene encoding kinase D-interacting substrate of 220 kDa B isoform X4, whose translation MDTTTSIKMTTLAIQNLFGYVEEENLAALKAHLDRFKEVDGRSDNGQTPLMLAAEQGSLEILQELIRRGANVNLDDVDCWSALISAAKEGHVDVVKELLENSAYVEHRDMGGWTALMWAAYKGRVDVTQLLLEHGANANTTGQYSVYPIIWAAGRGHSEIVKLLLQNEAKVNCSDKYGTTPLIWASRKGHFDCVMHLLENGADVDQEGANSMTALIVAVKGGYTAVVKELLKRKPNVNMTDKDGNTALMIAAKEGYTEIVQDLLDAGTYVNIPDRSGDTVLIGAVRGGHVEIVRALLHKYADIDIKGQDNKTALYWAVEKGNATMVRDILQCNPDTETCTKDGETPLIKATKMRNVEIVEMLLDKGAKVSAVDKKGDTPLHIAIRGRSRRLAELLLRNPKDGRLLYRPNKAGETPYNIDCSHQKSILTQIFGARHLSPTETDGDMLGYDLYSSALADILSEPTMQPPICVGLYAQWGSGKSFLLKKLEDEMKTFAGQQIEPLFQFSWLVVFLSLLLCGSVAVVLGFSVDPRLAMAVSLSLLALLYLFFVLVYFGGRQEGENWTWVWLISTRLARHIGYLELLLKLMFVNPPELPEQSTRALPVRFLFTDYNRLSSVGGETSMAEMIATLSDACEREFGFLATRLFRVFRTEETQGKRKWKKTCCVPSFILFVLVLLCLFAGLALLAIVNVDGENRTMNGVLIAMGSVVGMAMLVNCKTWWQVMDSVLNSQRKRLHSAANRMHKLKSEGFMKVLKNEVELMAKMAKTIDSFTQHQTRLAVVIDGLDSCEQDKVLQMLDTVRVLFSKGSFISIFASDPHIIIKAINQNLNSVLRDSNINGHDYMRNIVHLPVFLNSRGLSSAKKMCTSTSTNGDATNVDGWHEELDRKLSQHSLGELTKFGSKTTLTRRDTFRRRQVQRTVTRQMSFDLTKLMVTEDWFSDISPQTMRRLLNIVSLTGRLLRANQITFNWDRLASWINLTEQWPYRTSWLILYLEETEAVPDHATLKTIYESRVSKNIPTTKDVEPLLEIDGDVRSFEVFLSSRTPVLTAKDIRTFLPCTVNLDPKLREIITDVLAAREQMNMSGVNYPTLPLPEVQPRPTSVYSQVSSTCSPSASFSGPFNQPAGGVLSPQPHSSYYSGLSGPQHPFYNRGSVVSTGPTIFLGSMTTEAVCELLRQIEGIDLSMLGQYGATVKKANVNGRVLSQCNIDELKKEMNMNFGDWQLFRATVLNMRHIENQLLHEEAASEQGSLVGSHADAGRRGGAPPHASATNADGSPMYNFNLSFEELSNVGLDESTRQGGVPWMGAAHRTASMSSLNSQESSNDIGKLTDKQQAEYRNAYQEYIAQMSQLELSGAGGGERPVEPQPGQFMNLSDDKNREEHDGRKPFSKRSGAKLAADNTDFSNTDSLDPITEEDEKGEHGSSRTPVPCRSSAGRGGLFQGAADLKLKAGGGLRYQKLTSDDNESEESDNAPRMKDQKTELKPPASMLALKGKDSLSDAMLDKKESSDSGVRSSESSPNHSLQDEEADLSNRSNLIELNDDSLVCPQGAPSSLCGLQDPAVVRMSICSEDQCSLLASSPEESWPSSKTYNLNRTPSNVTLNNNTNAQHANRHQQPAESSIGTTSSSDIIVSSTSSRPGPNNENVRVVHLKRGVTPGEPPEICTMSCDTVTFSEERESIL comes from the exons ATGGacaccaccacctccatcaaGATGACCACACTGGCCATCCAGAACCTGTTTGGctatgtggaggaggagaatcTGGCTGCACTCAAGGCCCACCTGGACCGTTTCAAGGAGGTGGATGGACGCAGCGAC AATGGGCAGACTCCTCTCATGCTAGCGGCTGAACAGGGCAGTCTGGAGATCCTTCAGGAGCTCATCAGGAGAGGAGCCAATGTCAATCTGGATGACGTG gACTGCTGGTCGGCTCTGATCAGTGCAGCTAAAGAAGGTCACGTAGACGTAGTGAAAGAGCTACTGGAGAACAGCGCTTATGTGGAACACAGAGATATG GGAGGTTGGACCGCTCTGATGTGGGCGGCATACAAAGGCCGAGTGGACGTGACTCAGCTGCTGTTGGAACATGGAGCAAATGCCAACACAACCggacag tacagtgtgTATCCCATCATCTGGGCTGCAGGTCGAGGACACTCTGAAATTGTCAAACTTCTGCTACAAAATGAAGCTAAAGTCAACTGTTCCGATAAG TACGGGACCACCCCTCTAATCTGGGCGTCCAGGAAAGGACACTTTGACTGTGTGATGCACCTGCTGGAGAACGGAGCCGATGTTGACCAGGAGGGGGCG AATTCAATGACAGCGCTGATCGTGGCGGTGAAGGGTGGCTACACCGCGGTGGTGAAGGAACTGCTGAAGAGGAAGCCCAACGTCAACATGACTGACAAAGACGGAAACACTGCGCTCATGATTGCTGCCAAGGAGGGTTACACCGAGATCGTCCAAGACCTGCTGGACGCCGGGACCTACGTCAACATTCCAGACCGG agtGGTGATACAGTGCTGATTGGAGCAGTGAGGGGGGGTCATGTGGAAATTGTCAGAGCCCTACTACATAAATATGCTGACATTGACATCAAAGGACAG GATAATAAAACGGCTCTGTACTGGGCAGTAGAAAAAGGAAACGCCACCATGGTGAGAGACATCCTGCAGTGTAACCCAGACACAGAGACCTGCACCAAG GATGGAGAAACTCCTCtgatcaaagcaacaaagatGAGGAACGTGGAGATCGTGGAGATGCTGCTCGATAAAGGCGCGAAGGTTTCGGCTGTTGATAAG AAGGGAGACACACCGCTTCACATCGCCATTCGTGGGCGGAGCCGGCGCCTGGCTGAGCTCCTCCTCAGGAACCCCAAAGATGGCCGCCTGTTGTACCGCCCTAACAAGGCCGGAGAAACGCCGTACAACATTGACTGCAGCCACCAAAAAAGCATCCTCACGCAAATCTTTGGAGCAC GTCACCTGTCACCaacggagacagacggagacatGCTGGGTTATGACCTGTACAGCTCTGCTTTGGCCGATATCCTGAGTGAACCAACCATGCAGCCTCCCATCTGTGTCGGGCTCTATGCCCAGTGGGGCAGCGGAAAGTCCTTCCTGCTAAAGAAGCTGGAGG atgagATGAAGACGTTTGCCGGGCAGCAGATCGAGCCgttgttccagttctcctggcTGGtggtcttcctgtctctgctgctctgcggcTCCGTGGCGGTTGTCCTTGGCTTCAGCGTTGACCCTCGGCTCGCCATGGCCGTCTCCCTCAGCCTGCTGGCTCTGCTCTACTTGTTCTTTG TGCTGGTGTATTTTGGAGGGCGTCAAGAAGgggagaactggacctgggtgtGGCTGATCAGCACTCGTCTGGCGCGCCACATCGGgtatctggagctgctgctgaagctaatGTTCGTAAATCCACCAGAGCTGCCAGAGCAGAGCACCAGAGCGCTGCCGGTCAG GTTTCTGTTCACTGACTACAACCGTCTGTCAAGTGTGGGTGGAGAAACATCAATGGCTGAGATGATCGCCACATTGTCTGACGCCTGTGAGAGAGAATTTGGTTTCCTCGCAACACGATTGTTCAGAGTGTTTAGGACGGAGGAAACACAGG GcaagaggaagtggaagaagaCATGCTGCgttccatccttcatcctcttTGTCCTGGTCTTGTTGTGCCTGTTTGCCGGTTTGGCTCTGTTGGCCATCGTCAATGTGGACGGGGAGAACCGTACGATGAACGGGGTGCTGATCGCCATGGGCAGCGTGGTGGGGATGGCTATGTTGGTCAACTGCAAGACATGGTGGCAGGTGATGGACTCAGTGTTGAACTCTCAGAGGAAGAGGCTTCACAGCGCTGCCAACAGGATGCACAAGCTGAAGAGCGAAGGTTTCATGAAG GTGCTGAAAAATGAGGTGGAGCTAATGGCAAAGATGGCAAAGACCATAGACAGCTTTACGCAACATCAGACCAGACTGGCGGTCGTTATCGATGGACTGGACTCCTGCGAACAGGACAAAGTTCTACAGATGCTTGACACA GTACGGGTGCTCTTCTCCAAAGggtccttcatctccatctttgcCAGTGACCCACACATCATTATCAAAGCCATCAACCAGAACCTGAACAGCGTTCTGCGAGACTCCAACATCAACGGTCATGACTACATGAGGAACATTGTGCACCTACCAGTTTTCCTTAACAGCAGGGGCCTGTCCAGCGCCAAGAAGATGTGCACTTCTACATCCACCAACGGGGATGCCACTAACGTTGATG GTTGGCATGAGGAGTTGGACAGGAAGTTGTCCCAGCACAGTCTGGGAGAATTAACAAAGTTTGGCAGTAAGACCACTCTGACTCGCAGG GACACATTCCGGCGGCGTCAGGTGCAGCGCACGGTGACGCGACAAATGTCATTCGACCTGACAaagctgatggtgacggaggaCTGGTTCAGTGACATCAGTCCACAGACGATGAGGCGGCTGCTGAACATCGTCTCGCTCACTG GTCGTCTTCTGCGAGCCAATCAGATCACTTTCAACTGGGACCGTTTGGCCTCCTGGATCAACCTGACAGAGCAGTGGCCCTACAGGACCTCGTGGCTCATCCTGTACCTGGAAGAGACTGAGGCGGTCCCGGACCACGCCACCCTTAAGACCATCTATGAGAG CAGAGTGTCCAAGAACATCCCTACTACTAAAGACGTGGAGCCGCTGCTTGAGATTGACGGAGACGTTCGTAGCTTTGAAGTCTTCCTGTCCTCGCGTACACCTGTCCTGACAGCTAAAGACATCCGAACCTTCCTGCCTTGCACCGTTAATTTGGACCCTAAACTCCGAGAGATCATCACAG ATGTTCTTGCTGCCAGGGAACAAATGAATATGAGTGGAGTCAACTATCCAACACTACCTTTGCCAGAAGTGCAGCCCCGCCCCACCTCAGTGTACTCCCAGGTGTCGTCAACGTGCTCGCCCTCCGCCTCCTTTAGTGGACCCTTTaaccagccagcagggggcgtgcTTTCCCCGCAGCCACACAGCAGCTACTATAGTGGCCTATCTGGACCACAGCACCCGTTCTACAACAGG GGGTCTGTGGTGTCAACTGGTCCCACTATCTTCCTCGGCTCCATGACAACGGAGGCGGTCTGTGAGCTTTTACGGCAGATTGAAGGCATCGACCTGAGCATGCTGGGACAGTACGGCGCCACCGTCAagaag GCCAACGTAAATGGCAGAGTTCTGTCTCAGTGCAACATCGACGAGCTGAAGAAGGAGATGAACATGAACTTTGGAGACTGGCAACTGTTCAGAGCAACG GTTCTCAACATGCGACACATCGAGAATCAACTGCTCCACGAGGAAGCTGCCAGCGAGCAAGGCAGCCTTGTAGGGAGCCACGCTGATGCTGGAAGGCGAGGGGGGGCTCCGCCTCATGCCAGCGCTACCAATGCCGATGGATCGCCGATGTATAACTTCAACCTGAGCTTTGAGGAGCTGAGCAATGTGGGCCTGGACGAGTCAACGAGACAGGGAGGCGTTCCCTGGATG GGCGCTGCTCATCGCACGGCGAGCATGAGCAGCCTGAATTCTCAAGAGTCCTCCAACGACATCGGCAAACTGACCGACAAGCAACAGGCCGAGTACAGAAACGCCTACCAGGAGTACATAGCTCAGATGTCGCAGTTAGAGTTGAGCGGCGCTGGTGGCGGAGAAAGGCCCGTCGAGCCACAACCCGGGCAGTTTATGAATTTGTCTGATGATAAGAACAGAGAAGAGCATGATGGACGTAAACCCTTCAGCAAAAGGAGCGGTGCCAAACTGGCAGCAGACAACACTGACTTCTCCAACACCGATAGCCTGGATCCAATCACAGAAGAAGATGAGAAGGGCGAGCACGGGTCCTCCAGGACTCCGGTGCCTTGCAGGTCCTCGGCTGGAAGAGGCGGGCTGTTCCAGGGTGCCGCCGACCTAAAGCTGAAGGCTGGCGGCGGGCTGCGCTACCAAAAGTTGACAAGTGACGACAATGAGTCAGAGGAGTCTGACAACGCTCCTCGGATGAAGGATCAGAAGACCGAACTCAAACCACCAGCCAGCATGCTCGCTCTGAAGGGGAAGGACTCGCTCTCAGATGCCATGCTGGACAAGAAGGAGTCATCCGACTCCGGTGTGCGCTCCAGTGAAAGCTCACCCAACCACTCGCTTCAGGACGAGGAGGCAGATCTCTCCAACCGGTCCAACCTGATTGAGCTGAACGACGACAGCCTGGTTTGCCCTCAAGGggctcccagcagcctctgtgGCCTGCAGGACCCTGCCGTGGTCCGCATGTCCATCTGCTCTGAGGATCAGTGCAGCCTTCTGGCCAGTAGTCCTGAAGAAAGCTGGCCCTCATCAAAGACCTACAACCTGAACCGCACCCCCAGCAACGTGACactcaacaacaacaccaatgCTCAGCACGCCAACCGCCATCAGCAGCCCGCGGAGAGCTCCATCGGCACCACCTCCTCTAGCGACATCATCGtgtccagcacctcctccaggcccGGGCCCAACAACGAGAACGTCCGAGTGGTGCACCTGAAGAGGGGTGTGACTCCTGGCGAGCCCCCAGAGATATGCACCATGTCATGTGACACCGTCACCTTTAGCGAGGAGCGCGAGAGCATCCTGTGA